In Streptomyces chartreusis, the following proteins share a genomic window:
- a CDS encoding TDT family transporter has product MVTVARHPGPIRSLGTVRHLGPNWYSAVMGTAAVATAGAGLPLRIPGLRTLCTAVWALSLLLLLALLGARARHWTRHRDQARAHLLDPAMAPFYGCLSMALLAVGGGALTVGRDWIGSAAAVALDAVLFVAGTAIGLAAAVAVPYLMAVRHRIEPSQATPVWLLPLVAPMVSAALGPLLVPHLPPGQARETLLLACVAMFGLSLLATLLMLPLVFARLITGGPLPLALTPTLFLVLGPLGQSTTAVGAFADVAPGVVPAPYSEGFGILAVLYGVPVMGFALLWFGLATAHVVRARRHGMGFAMTWWAFTFPVGTCVTGAAALARHTGLVVYEGLAIGLYAVLVVAWAAAAVHTARGLFSGALLAAPRTTLVVPRSVTGRTTSGAAR; this is encoded by the coding sequence ATGGTCACCGTCGCCCGTCACCCCGGGCCCATTCGTAGCCTCGGCACGGTCCGTCACCTCGGACCCAACTGGTACTCCGCCGTCATGGGTACCGCCGCCGTCGCCACCGCCGGCGCCGGACTGCCACTGCGCATACCCGGCCTGCGCACCCTGTGCACAGCGGTCTGGGCGCTCTCCCTCCTCCTGCTGCTCGCCCTGCTCGGCGCCCGCGCCCGGCACTGGACCCGCCACCGCGACCAGGCCCGCGCCCACCTCCTCGACCCGGCGATGGCGCCCTTCTACGGCTGCCTGTCCATGGCCCTGCTCGCGGTCGGCGGCGGCGCCCTCACCGTCGGCCGGGACTGGATCGGCTCCGCGGCGGCGGTAGCGCTCGACGCCGTGCTGTTCGTCGCCGGTACGGCGATCGGTCTCGCGGCCGCCGTCGCCGTCCCGTACCTCATGGCCGTACGTCATCGCATCGAGCCCTCGCAGGCCACGCCCGTGTGGCTGCTGCCGCTCGTCGCGCCGATGGTGTCCGCCGCGCTCGGGCCGCTGCTGGTGCCGCATCTGCCGCCCGGGCAGGCCCGGGAGACGCTGCTGCTCGCCTGTGTCGCGATGTTCGGGCTCAGCCTGCTCGCCACCCTGCTGATGCTGCCGCTGGTCTTCGCCCGGCTGATCACCGGCGGCCCGCTGCCCCTCGCGCTCACCCCGACCCTGTTCCTGGTGCTGGGCCCGCTCGGGCAGTCCACCACCGCCGTCGGCGCGTTCGCCGACGTAGCCCCGGGCGTGGTCCCGGCGCCGTACAGCGAGGGTTTCGGGATTCTCGCGGTCCTGTACGGCGTGCCCGTGATGGGCTTCGCGCTGTTGTGGTTCGGGCTGGCCACCGCCCATGTGGTGCGCGCCCGCCGGCACGGCATGGGCTTCGCGATGACCTGGTGGGCGTTCACCTTCCCGGTCGGCACCTGTGTCACCGGCGCCGCGGCGCTGGCCCGGCACACCGGGCTCGTGGTCTACGAAGGGCTGGCCATCGGGCTGTACGCCGTGCTCGTCGTGGCCTGGGCCGCGGCGGCCGTCCACACCGCCCGCGGACTGTTCAGCGGCGCGCTGCTCGCAGCGCCTCGGACAACACTCGTGGTGCCTCGGTCAGTGACGGGCCGTACCACGTCAGGTGCCGCCCGCTGA
- a CDS encoding ABC transporter permease/substrate binding protein, producing the protein MPRLHLGDWVDSGVDWLVAHMGWLFDAIKAVVEGMYDGVNAVLTAPEPLLLAGIFAVLAWWLRGVVAGVLAFGGFVLVDSLELWDRAMSTLALVLVATVIALVLSIPLGIWAARSRTVSATVRPVLDLLQTMPSMVLLIPAILFFGLGTAAGVIATLIFALAPGVRMTELGIRQVDAELVEAAEAFGTTPRDTLLRVQLPLALPTIMAGVNQVIMLSLSMVVIAGMVGTGGLGGAVNEAIGQLDIGFGFEAGVGIVVLAIYLDRITGALGAQISPLGRRAAAKARAAGGVKVWNHRPRPVVAVAGVAALALVAGGMGVFGPTSGTAEASATDVGKGKELKIGYIPWDEGIASTYLWKELLERRGFKVTTSQYAAGPLYTGLATGQIDFETDSWLPTTHAEYWKKYGKQLEDLGSWYGPTSLELSVPSYVKGVNSLEDLKNNASKFKGKIIGIEPSAGMMGMLKDTVLKKYGLEGTYEVVDGSTPAMLAELKRAYAKKEPVLVTLWSPHWAYSDYDLTKLKDPKGAWGKGDGVHTLARKGFAGDNPEVGKWLKDFSMTEKQLTSLESQITKAGKGKEQDAVRTWLKQNPGLLDKWAPVAGSQEKSQAAG; encoded by the coding sequence ATGCCTAGGCTGCATCTCGGCGACTGGGTCGACTCCGGCGTGGACTGGCTGGTCGCCCACATGGGCTGGCTCTTCGACGCGATCAAGGCGGTCGTGGAGGGCATGTACGACGGCGTCAACGCCGTCCTGACGGCCCCCGAGCCGCTGCTCCTCGCCGGCATCTTCGCCGTGCTGGCCTGGTGGCTGCGCGGTGTGGTCGCGGGCGTCCTCGCCTTCGGCGGGTTCGTGCTGGTCGACTCGCTGGAGCTGTGGGACCGCGCCATGTCGACGCTGGCCCTCGTCCTGGTCGCCACCGTCATCGCCTTGGTGCTGTCGATCCCGCTGGGCATCTGGGCGGCCCGCTCCAGGACGGTCAGCGCGACCGTGCGGCCCGTCCTGGACCTGCTCCAGACGATGCCGTCGATGGTGCTGCTGATCCCGGCCATCCTCTTCTTCGGCCTGGGCACCGCCGCCGGCGTCATCGCCACCCTGATCTTCGCGCTCGCCCCCGGCGTCCGCATGACCGAGCTCGGCATCCGCCAGGTCGATGCCGAGCTGGTCGAGGCGGCCGAGGCGTTCGGCACCACACCCCGGGACACCCTGCTGCGCGTCCAGCTGCCGCTCGCCCTGCCGACGATCATGGCGGGCGTCAACCAGGTCATCATGCTGAGCCTTTCGATGGTCGTCATCGCCGGCATGGTCGGCACCGGCGGCCTCGGCGGCGCGGTCAACGAGGCCATCGGTCAGCTCGACATCGGCTTCGGCTTCGAGGCGGGCGTCGGCATCGTCGTCCTCGCCATCTACCTGGACCGCATCACCGGCGCGCTCGGCGCGCAGATCTCCCCGCTCGGCCGCCGTGCCGCCGCCAAGGCGCGTGCCGCGGGCGGCGTCAAGGTCTGGAACCACCGCCCCCGCCCGGTCGTCGCCGTCGCCGGCGTGGCCGCCCTGGCCCTCGTCGCGGGCGGCATGGGCGTCTTCGGCCCCACCTCCGGCACCGCCGAGGCCTCCGCCACGGACGTCGGCAAGGGCAAGGAGCTCAAGATCGGGTACATCCCGTGGGACGAGGGCATCGCCTCCACGTACCTCTGGAAGGAACTGCTGGAGCGGCGCGGCTTCAAGGTCACCACCAGCCAGTACGCCGCAGGGCCCCTCTACACCGGCCTCGCCACCGGCCAGATCGACTTCGAGACGGATTCCTGGCTGCCCACCACGCACGCCGAGTACTGGAAGAAGTACGGGAAGCAGCTGGAGGACCTCGGCTCCTGGTACGGCCCCACGTCCCTGGAGCTCAGCGTCCCCTCGTACGTCAAGGGCGTGAACTCGCTGGAGGACCTCAAGAACAACGCCTCCAAGTTCAAGGGCAAGATCATCGGCATCGAGCCGAGCGCCGGAATGATGGGCATGCTCAAGGACACGGTCCTCAAGAAGTACGGCCTGGAGGGCACGTACGAGGTCGTGGACGGCTCCACGCCCGCGATGCTCGCCGAGCTCAAGCGCGCGTACGCCAAGAAGGAGCCCGTCCTCGTCACGCTCTGGTCGCCGCACTGGGCTTACAGCGACTACGACCTGACCAAGCTCAAGGACCCCAAGGGCGCCTGGGGCAAGGGCGACGGCGTGCACACGCTGGCCCGCAAGGGCTTCGCCGGGGACAACCCCGAGGTCGGCAAGTGGCTGAAGGACTTCTCCATGACCGAGAAGCAGCTCACGAGCCTGGAGTCGCAGATCACCAAGGCCGGCAAGGGCAAGGAGCAGGACGCGGTACGCACCTGGCTGAAGCAGAACCCGGGCCTGCTGGACAAGTGGGCCCCGGTCGCCGGGTCCCAGGAGAAGAGCCAGGCGGCCGGGTGA
- a CDS encoding LysR family transcriptional regulator, with protein sequence MTQAAEGQFRAGTLAHRVPDLGGLELLLAVARLGSLGGAARELGITQPAASSRIRSMERQLGVALVDRSPRGSRLTDAGALVTDWARRIVEAAEAFDAGAQALRDRRDSRLRVAASMTIAEYLLPGWLLALRAQRPDTAVSLLAGNSAAVAERLLADEADLGFVEGLTVPTGLDSVVIAHDNLIVVTAPGHLWSRRRRPLQGSELAATPLILREKGSGTRQVLDAALGGLARPLIELSSTTAVKAAAVSGAGPAVLSELAVGEELSMRRLVSIPLADVTLARDLRAVWPTGHRPVGPARDLLALTRG encoded by the coding sequence ATGACTCAGGCGGCGGAGGGGCAGTTTCGCGCGGGAACCCTGGCGCACCGCGTCCCGGATCTCGGCGGGTTGGAGCTGTTGCTGGCGGTCGCGCGGCTCGGCTCCCTCGGTGGGGCGGCGCGTGAGCTGGGGATCACCCAGCCCGCGGCGAGCAGCCGGATCCGGTCGATGGAGCGTCAGCTCGGGGTGGCCCTGGTGGACCGGTCGCCCCGGGGCTCTCGGCTCACGGACGCCGGTGCGCTGGTGACGGACTGGGCGCGGCGGATCGTGGAGGCGGCGGAGGCGTTCGACGCCGGGGCGCAGGCGTTGCGGGATCGGCGGGACTCGCGGTTGCGGGTGGCGGCGAGCATGACGATCGCGGAGTATCTGCTGCCGGGCTGGCTGCTCGCCCTGCGGGCGCAGCGGCCGGACACCGCGGTGTCCCTGCTCGCCGGGAACTCGGCGGCGGTGGCGGAGCGGTTGCTGGCGGACGAGGCGGACCTGGGGTTCGTGGAGGGGCTGACCGTGCCGACGGGGCTGGACTCCGTCGTGATCGCCCACGACAACCTGATCGTGGTGACGGCGCCGGGGCATCTGTGGTCGCGTCGGCGGCGGCCGCTTCAGGGGTCGGAACTGGCGGCGACTCCGCTGATCCTGCGGGAGAAGGGGTCGGGGACGCGGCAGGTGCTGGACGCGGCGCTGGGGGGTCTGGCGCGGCCGCTGATCGAGTTGTCGTCGACGACCGCGGTGAAGGCCGCGGCGGTGAGCGGGGCGGGGCCGGCGGTGCTCAGTGAACTGGCGGTGGGGGAGGAGCTGTCGATGCGGCGACTGGTCAGCATCCCCCTCGCGGACGTCACCCTCGCCCGCGACCTCCGGGCGGTCTGGCCGACGGGCCACCGGCCGGTGGGCCCGGCACGCGACCTGCTGGCGCTGACCCGGGGGTGA
- a CDS encoding quaternary amine ABC transporter ATP-binding protein, translating into MSSRLEADHLYKVFGRRPEKAVERLRQGADREELRADGTTAAVIDASFTVEPGQIFVVMGLSGSGKSTLLRLLNGLLEPTAGHVRFDGRDLTAISDRELREVRAKKISMVFQHFALFPHRSVLENAAYGLAVQGVPRAEREKRAAEALQLCGLGGWEKSWPDELSGGMQQRVGLARALATDADLLLMDESFSALDPLIRRDMQDQLLQLQKTLKKTIVFITHDLNEAMRLGDRIAVMRDGRIVQTGSAEDILLRPANDYVASFIQDVDRSRVLTAGALMDTSVTADAPLCTCETATSETPFVELCAISARLSHRVTVVDEENRVIGVVPRQRLVGFLGDESADPSPCDNPEGKVIAHA; encoded by the coding sequence GTGTCATCCAGGCTTGAGGCCGACCATCTGTACAAGGTGTTCGGCAGACGACCGGAGAAGGCCGTCGAGCGGCTCCGCCAGGGAGCCGACCGTGAGGAGCTGCGCGCCGACGGCACCACCGCCGCCGTGATCGACGCCTCCTTCACCGTCGAACCCGGCCAGATCTTCGTCGTCATGGGCCTGTCCGGGTCCGGCAAGTCCACCTTGCTGCGCCTGCTCAACGGGCTCCTGGAGCCGACCGCGGGCCACGTCCGCTTCGACGGCCGGGACCTGACCGCGATCAGCGACCGCGAGCTGCGCGAGGTCCGCGCCAAGAAGATCAGCATGGTGTTCCAGCACTTCGCGCTGTTCCCGCACCGCAGCGTGCTGGAGAACGCCGCCTACGGCCTCGCCGTCCAGGGTGTGCCCCGCGCCGAGCGCGAGAAGCGTGCCGCCGAGGCCCTTCAGCTGTGCGGTCTGGGCGGCTGGGAGAAGTCCTGGCCCGACGAGCTGTCCGGCGGCATGCAGCAGCGTGTGGGCCTCGCCCGCGCGCTGGCCACCGACGCCGATCTGCTGCTGATGGACGAGTCCTTCAGCGCGCTCGACCCGCTGATCCGCCGCGACATGCAGGACCAGCTGCTCCAGCTCCAGAAGACCCTGAAGAAGACGATCGTCTTCATCACCCACGACCTCAACGAGGCCATGCGCCTCGGCGACCGCATCGCCGTCATGCGCGACGGCCGCATCGTGCAGACCGGCAGCGCCGAGGACATCCTCCTGCGCCCGGCCAACGACTACGTCGCCTCCTTCATCCAGGACGTCGACCGCTCGCGCGTGCTGACCGCGGGCGCCCTCATGGACACCTCGGTCACTGCCGACGCCCCGCTGTGCACCTGCGAGACCGCGACCAGCGAGACGCCGTTCGTGGAGCTGTGCGCGATCAGCGCGCGCCTGTCGCACCGCGTGACGGTCGTGGACGAGGAGAACCGGGTCATCGGCGTCGTACCGCGCCAGCGGCTGGTCGGGTTCCTCGGCGACGAGAGCGCCGATCCTTCCCCCTGCGACAACCCCGAGGGGAAGGTGATCGCCCATGCCTAG
- a CDS encoding helix-turn-helix domain-containing protein: MGDHKEQPLRVGAAVRRRRRALDLTLAVVAERSGLSVPFLSQVENDRARPSRSSLEKVADALRTTAVELLAAADPACSVDVVRADTTELAPEPRTRSLVRGHHQMHASEFTGDHDAGREFQYRNDQLMYVADGAVEIEAEGRAYRLGRGDTLYLTGGVRHRWRATVPDTRVVVVAVAEHIEAVRDRPRR, translated from the coding sequence ATGGGCGACCACAAAGAACAACCCCTTCGGGTGGGCGCGGCCGTACGGCGGCGACGCCGCGCGCTGGACCTCACGCTCGCCGTCGTGGCCGAACGCAGCGGCCTGTCGGTGCCCTTCCTGAGCCAGGTCGAGAACGACCGGGCGCGCCCCAGCCGAAGCTCCCTGGAGAAGGTCGCCGACGCGCTGCGGACGACCGCCGTCGAACTCCTCGCCGCCGCCGACCCCGCGTGCAGCGTCGACGTCGTGCGGGCCGACACCACCGAACTGGCGCCGGAGCCCCGCACGCGGTCCCTGGTGCGCGGTCACCACCAGATGCACGCCTCGGAGTTCACCGGCGACCACGACGCGGGCCGTGAATTCCAGTACCGCAACGACCAGTTGATGTACGTCGCCGACGGCGCCGTCGAGATCGAGGCCGAGGGCCGCGCCTATCGCCTCGGCCGCGGCGACACCCTCTACCTCACCGGCGGGGTGCGCCACCGCTGGCGCGCGACCGTGCCGGACACCCGTGTGGTCGTCGTCGCGGTGGCGGAGCACATCGAGGCGGTCCGGGACCGGCCGCGACGCTGA
- a CDS encoding gamma-glutamyl-gamma-aminobutyrate hydrolase family protein, producing MIGVSTYLESGARWGVWELEAALLPAGYPRLVQRAGGLAAMLPPDDPEHAAAAVARLDGLVIAGGPDVEPVRYGAEREPRTGPPARERDAWELALIDAALAAGVPLLGICRGMQLLNVALGGTLRQHIDGHAEVVGVFGSHTVKPVPGSLYAAAVPEETSVPTYHHQAVDRLGEGLIATAYAPDGTIEAVELPSAEWALGVQWHPEMGEDLRVMRALVRAAGAGYVSPSGV from the coding sequence CTGATCGGGGTCAGCACCTATCTGGAGTCAGGTGCGCGCTGGGGTGTGTGGGAGCTGGAGGCCGCGCTGCTGCCGGCCGGCTATCCCCGGCTGGTGCAGCGGGCGGGCGGCCTGGCCGCGATGCTGCCGCCGGACGACCCGGAGCACGCGGCCGCCGCCGTGGCCCGGCTGGATGGGCTGGTCATCGCCGGCGGACCGGACGTCGAGCCGGTCCGCTACGGCGCCGAGCGCGAGCCACGCACGGGACCCCCGGCGCGTGAGCGGGACGCGTGGGAGCTGGCGCTGATCGACGCGGCGCTCGCCGCCGGGGTGCCGCTGCTGGGCATCTGCCGGGGCATGCAGTTGCTGAACGTCGCCCTCGGCGGCACGCTCCGGCAGCACATCGACGGGCACGCGGAGGTCGTCGGCGTCTTCGGCAGCCACACCGTGAAGCCGGTGCCCGGCAGCCTGTACGCCGCCGCGGTACCGGAGGAGACGTCCGTACCGACCTACCACCACCAGGCCGTCGACCGCCTGGGCGAGGGCCTGATCGCGACGGCCTACGCGCCGGACGGCACGATCGAGGCGGTGGAACTGCCGTCGGCCGAGTGGGCGTTGGGGGTGCAGTGGCATCCGGAGATGGGCGAGGACCTGCGGGTGATGCGGGCATTGGTGCGGGCCGCGGGTGCGGGGTATGTCAGCCCCTCCGGCGTTTGA
- a CDS encoding helical backbone metal receptor, with amino-acid sequence MRVVSLVPSLTEAVAVSAPGALVGATDWCSHPVGLDVTRVGGTKNPKADRIVALAPDLVIANEEENRASDLDDLRTAGIEVLVTEVRDVPQAFRELARVLDACGVRARPRWLDEAERTWSSPSAPDRRTTAVVPIWRRPWMVLGRDTFAGDVLARLGVDHLYAAHEDRYPRIPLDDLLAAAPDVVVLPDEPYRFTADDGPEAFPGLPCALVSGRHLTWYGPSLTEAPRVLSEALRAARR; translated from the coding sequence ATGCGCGTCGTCTCCCTGGTGCCGTCCCTGACCGAGGCCGTGGCCGTCTCCGCCCCGGGCGCCCTCGTCGGTGCCACGGACTGGTGCAGCCACCCCGTCGGCCTGGACGTCACCCGCGTCGGCGGCACCAAGAACCCGAAGGCGGACCGGATCGTCGCCCTCGCGCCCGACCTGGTGATCGCCAACGAGGAGGAGAACCGCGCCTCCGACCTCGACGACCTGCGCACGGCCGGCATCGAGGTCCTGGTGACCGAGGTGCGGGACGTCCCGCAGGCCTTCCGCGAGCTGGCTCGCGTGCTGGACGCCTGCGGGGTGCGGGCCCGCCCTCGCTGGCTGGACGAGGCGGAGCGGACCTGGTCGTCGCCGTCGGCCCCGGACCGCCGTACGACGGCCGTGGTGCCGATCTGGCGGCGGCCCTGGATGGTGCTGGGCCGCGACACCTTCGCCGGCGACGTTCTGGCCCGCCTCGGCGTGGATCACCTGTATGCGGCCCACGAGGACCGCTACCCGCGCATCCCCCTGGACGACCTGCTCGCGGCGGCCCCGGACGTGGTCGTGCTGCCCGACGAGCCCTACCGCTTCACCGCCGACGACGGCCCGGAGGCGTTCCCCGGCCTGCCCTGCGCGCTCGTCAGCGGGCGGCACCTGACGTGGTACGGCCCGTCACTGACCGAGGCACCACGAGTGTTGTCCGAGGCGCTGCGAGCAGCGCGCCGCTGA
- a CDS encoding FadR/GntR family transcriptional regulator: MSQTGTEHGAPEEHGATGADDDRLTSVLRPVRAGNGFEEALEQILQVVRLGLVPGGERLPAERELADRLGISRVTLREVLKVLQDQGLVESRRGRYGGTFVLPRPASPGEEELRRRLKDVDVEDTLRFREVLEVGAAGLCAAHGLAEEQADRLREALARTHDAPLAEYRRLDTLLHLTLAELSGSPTLTAQYAAVRATVNDLLDCIPLLVRNLEHSQRQHTALVEAVIEGNAECAREIMREHCGGTAALLRGFLG, from the coding sequence ATGTCGCAGACGGGCACGGAGCACGGGGCGCCCGAAGAGCACGGGGCGACCGGGGCCGACGACGACCGGCTGACGTCGGTACTGCGGCCGGTGCGGGCCGGCAACGGCTTCGAGGAGGCCCTGGAGCAGATCCTCCAGGTCGTCCGGCTCGGCCTGGTGCCGGGCGGCGAACGGCTGCCCGCGGAGCGTGAGCTGGCCGACCGGCTGGGGATCAGCCGGGTGACACTGCGCGAGGTGCTGAAGGTGCTCCAGGACCAGGGCCTGGTGGAGTCCCGGCGCGGCCGCTACGGCGGCACGTTCGTCCTGCCGCGCCCCGCCAGCCCCGGCGAGGAGGAGCTGCGGCGCCGCCTGAAGGACGTCGACGTCGAGGACACGCTGCGCTTCCGCGAGGTGCTGGAGGTGGGCGCGGCCGGGCTGTGCGCGGCGCACGGGCTGGCCGAGGAGCAGGCGGACCGGCTGCGCGAGGCGCTGGCCCGCACGCACGACGCCCCGCTCGCCGAGTACCGCCGGCTGGACACCCTGCTGCACCTGACCCTGGCCGAACTGTCCGGCTCCCCCACGCTCACCGCCCAGTACGCGGCCGTGCGCGCGACCGTGAACGACCTGCTCGACTGCATCCCGCTGCTGGTGCGCAACCTGGAGCACTCGCAGCGCCAGCACACGGCTCTGGTGGAGGCCGTGATCGAGGGCAACGCGGAGTGCGCGCGGGAGATCATGCGCGAGCACTGCGGGGGCACGGCGGCACTGCTGCGGGGCTTCCTCGGCTGA
- a CDS encoding glutamine synthetase family protein, translating to MADRTPPLSVEELHALVASGEIDTVVLAFPDMQGRLQGKRFAARFFLDEVLHHGTEGCNYLLAVDTEMNTVEGYAMSSWDRGYGDFAMHPDLATLRRVPWNAGTAMLIADLAWNDGSPVVAAPRQILRRQLERLAEHGYTANVGTELEFIVFKDTYEQAWDANYRDLTPANQYNIDYSVLGTGRIEPLLRRIRNEMAGAGLTVESAKGECNPGQHEIAFKYDDALVTCDQHAIYKTGTKEIAAQEGVSITFMAKYNEREGNSCHIHLSLADAAGNNAMAGDGEGGMSDVMRHFLAGQLAALRDFSLLYAPNINSYKRFQPGSFAPTAVAWGYDNRTCSLRVVGHGRSMRFENRLPGGDVNPHLAVAGLVAAGLYGIEQKLELPEPCPGNAYAADFEHVPTTLREAAELWENSPIAKAAFGDEVVAHYRNMARVELEAFDAAVTDWELRRSFERM from the coding sequence GTGGCAGACCGCACACCCCCGCTGAGCGTCGAGGAGCTGCACGCCCTCGTCGCGAGCGGTGAGATCGACACTGTCGTCCTCGCGTTCCCCGATATGCAAGGGCGGCTCCAGGGCAAGCGGTTCGCCGCCCGCTTCTTCCTCGACGAGGTCCTTCACCACGGCACCGAGGGCTGCAACTACCTCCTCGCCGTCGACACCGAGATGAACACCGTCGAGGGCTACGCCATGTCGTCCTGGGACCGCGGCTACGGCGACTTCGCCATGCACCCGGACCTGGCCACCCTGCGCCGCGTCCCGTGGAACGCCGGCACGGCCATGCTGATCGCCGACCTCGCCTGGAACGACGGCTCGCCCGTGGTCGCCGCGCCCCGCCAGATCCTGCGCCGCCAGCTGGAACGCCTGGCCGAGCACGGCTACACGGCGAACGTCGGCACCGAGCTGGAATTCATCGTCTTCAAGGACACCTACGAGCAGGCCTGGGACGCGAACTACCGCGACCTCACCCCGGCCAACCAGTACAACATCGACTACTCGGTGCTCGGCACCGGGCGGATCGAGCCGCTGCTGCGCCGCATCCGCAACGAGATGGCGGGCGCCGGACTCACCGTCGAGTCGGCCAAGGGCGAGTGCAACCCCGGCCAGCACGAGATCGCCTTCAAGTACGACGACGCCCTGGTCACCTGCGACCAGCACGCGATCTACAAGACCGGCACCAAGGAGATCGCCGCCCAGGAGGGCGTCTCGATCACCTTCATGGCCAAGTACAACGAGCGCGAGGGCAACTCCTGCCACATCCACCTCTCCCTCGCGGACGCCGCCGGCAACAACGCCATGGCCGGCGACGGCGAGGGCGGCATGTCGGACGTCATGCGCCACTTCCTCGCAGGCCAGCTCGCCGCCCTGCGCGACTTCTCCCTGCTGTACGCGCCCAACATCAACTCCTACAAGAGGTTCCAGCCGGGCTCCTTCGCGCCGACCGCCGTCGCCTGGGGATACGACAACCGCACCTGCTCCCTGCGCGTCGTCGGCCACGGCCGCTCGATGCGCTTCGAGAACCGCCTCCCCGGCGGCGACGTCAACCCGCACCTCGCGGTGGCGGGGCTGGTGGCCGCCGGCCTGTACGGCATCGAGCAGAAGCTGGAGCTGCCCGAGCCCTGTCCCGGCAACGCCTACGCAGCCGACTTCGAACACGTCCCCACGACCCTGCGCGAGGCCGCCGAGCTCTGGGAGAACAGCCCGATCGCCAAGGCCGCCTTCGGCGACGAGGTCGTCGCCCACTACCGCAACATGGCCCGCGTCGAACTCGAGGCCTTCGACGCCGCGGTGACCGACTGGGAGCTGCGCCGCTCCTTCGAACGCATGTGA
- the eat gene encoding ethanolamine permease, giving the protein MSLESTNTPPAAPEADDYLERRALRRGSAGWVLLTGLGVAYVVSGDYSGWNFGLAEGGFGGLAIAMVLMGTMYACMVFALAELSSILPTAGGGYGFARRALGPWGGFLTGTAILIEYVLAPAAIVIFIGDYVESLGLFGLESGWPVYLVCFAIFLGIHLWGVGEALRFSFVVTGIAVVALVVFALAALPDFSIGSLDDIPVDTSAAGSNSWLPFGLLGIWAAFPFGMWFFLGVEGVPLAAEETKEPARTLPKAIRWSMAILVVLAVVTFFAAAGARGSAAIQEAGNPLVEALQPDGEATTLSRIVNYAGLAGLVASFFSLIYAGSRQLFALSRAGYLPRFLSLTSRRKAPYLGLLVPGTIGFLLAALSGNGARMLNIAVFGATISYALMSLSHIVLRRREPELERPYRTPGGVLTSSVALVLACAALVATFLVDVTAAVIALVVYGVAIAYFGLYSRRHLVAKAPEEEFAALAAAEAELARD; this is encoded by the coding sequence ATGTCCCTGGAATCCACGAACACACCACCCGCCGCCCCGGAGGCGGACGACTATCTCGAGCGCAGAGCCCTGCGCCGCGGCAGCGCCGGCTGGGTGCTGCTGACCGGACTCGGCGTCGCGTACGTCGTCTCCGGCGACTACTCGGGCTGGAACTTCGGTCTGGCCGAGGGCGGCTTCGGCGGCCTGGCGATCGCCATGGTCCTCATGGGCACCATGTACGCCTGCATGGTCTTCGCCCTCGCCGAGCTGTCCTCGATCCTGCCGACGGCGGGCGGCGGCTACGGCTTCGCCCGCCGCGCCCTCGGCCCCTGGGGCGGGTTCCTGACCGGTACGGCGATCCTCATCGAGTACGTCCTCGCGCCCGCCGCGATCGTCATCTTCATCGGCGACTACGTCGAGTCGCTGGGCCTGTTCGGCCTGGAGTCGGGCTGGCCGGTGTACCTGGTCTGCTTCGCGATCTTCCTCGGCATCCACCTCTGGGGCGTGGGCGAGGCACTGCGCTTCAGCTTCGTGGTCACCGGCATCGCCGTAGTGGCCCTGGTCGTGTTCGCGCTGGCGGCGCTGCCCGACTTCTCCATCGGCTCGCTGGACGACATCCCGGTCGACACCTCCGCGGCGGGTTCGAACTCCTGGCTGCCCTTCGGTCTGCTCGGCATCTGGGCCGCGTTCCCCTTCGGCATGTGGTTCTTCCTGGGCGTCGAGGGCGTGCCGCTGGCCGCGGAGGAGACCAAGGAGCCGGCCCGTACGCTGCCGAAGGCGATCCGCTGGTCGATGGCCATCCTGGTCGTGCTGGCCGTGGTGACCTTCTTCGCGGCGGCCGGCGCACGCGGCTCGGCGGCGATCCAGGAGGCGGGCAACCCGCTGGTGGAGGCGCTCCAGCCGGACGGCGAGGCGACGACGCTGAGCCGGATCGTGAACTACGCGGGCCTGGCCGGTCTGGTGGCGTCCTTCTTCTCCCTGATCTACGCCGGCTCGCGGCAGCTGTTCGCCCTGTCTCGCGCGGGCTACCTGCCCCGGTTCCTGTCCCTCACCAGCCGCCGCAAGGCGCCGTACCTGGGCCTGCTGGTGCCCGGCACGATCGGCTTCCTGCTGGCCGCGCTGTCCGGCAACGGCGCGCGGATGCTGAACATCGCCGTCTTCGGCGCGACCATCTCCTACGCCCTGATGTCCCTGTCGCACATCGTGCTGCGCCGCCGGGAGCCGGAGCTGGAGCGGCCGTACCGCACGCCGGGTGGGGTGCTGACCTCGTCGGTCGCGCTGGTGCTTGCGTGCGCGGCGCTGGTGGCCACGTTCCTGGTGGACGTGACGGCGGCGGTGATCGCGCTGGTGGTGTACGGGGTGGCGATCGCGTACTTCGGCCTCTACAGCCGTAGGCATCTGGTGGCCAAGGCTCCGGAGGAGGAGTTCGCGGCGCTGGCGGCGGCCGAGGCAGAGTTGGCACGGGACTGA